One Fusarium poae strain DAOMC 252244 chromosome 4, whole genome shotgun sequence DNA window includes the following coding sequences:
- a CDS encoding hypothetical protein (MEROPS:MER0060647~TransMembrane:1 (o2223-2241i)~BUSCO:322at5125), whose amino-acid sequence MALVPQPPASARQFGAEDDGLVCLELEDGSTFQGYSFGAQKSIAGELVFQTGMVGYPESVTDPSYRGQILVITFPLVGNYGVPSREAMDELLGDLPAHFESNQIHIAGLVTASYAGEDFSHFLATSSLGTWLKEQGVPAMYGVDTRALTKKIREKGSMLGKMRLEIRGLTNGAVTSQVDGALAALPLDNFEQVEWVNPNNKNLVQEVSIKEPKLYKPPPSVARKHPSGRTIRVLCLDVGMKFNQLRCFLKRGVEVLVCPWDYDIASAIDEFDGLFLSNGPGDPAVLENTVKNIASVLEKNEIPVFGICLGHQLLARAAGATTKKMKFGNRGHNIPCTSMVTGKCHITSQNHGFAVDTDSLTNGWKELFVNANDGSNEGIYHTEKPYFSVQFHPESTPGPRDTEFLFDVFINTMANCAEKPELLKTPVHFPGGTIEENEALHPRVSVRKVLVLGSGGLSIGQAGEFDYSGSQAIKALKEEGIYTVLINPNIATIQTSKGLADKVYFLPVNADFVRKVIQYERPDAIYVTFGGQTALQVGIQLKDEFESLGVKVLGTPIDTIITTEDRELFARSMDSIGEKCAKSASANNVDEAMHAVKDIGFPVIVRAAYALGGLGSGFANNEEELLELCNKAFAASPQVLIERSMKGWKEIEYEVVRDAQDNCITVCNMENFDPLGIHTGDSIVVAPSQTLSDEDYNMLRTTAVNVIRHLGVVGECNIQYALNPFSREYCIIEVNARLSRSSALASKATGYPLAFIAAKLGLGIPLKEIKNSVTKSTCACFEPSLDYCVVKMPRWDLKKFTRVSTQLGSSMKSVGEVMSIGRSFEEAIQKAIRAIDPNNLGFNDTEALMSIEDELQTPSDQRLFAIANAMHEGYTVDKIWELTKIDKWFLTKLKGLSDFSKRMTGYSTTDITSSPSILLQAKRLGFSDRQLAKFWSSNEIAVRRMRLEAGIQPFVKQIDTVAAEFPAFTNYLYMTYNASEHDVSFEDHGVMVLGSGVYRIGSSVEFDWCSVRAIRTLRASGFKTIMVNFNPETVSTDYDEADKLYFENILLETVLDIYQLENSSGILGAMGGQTPNNIALALHRAGVKVLGTSPEMIDNAENRYKFSRMLDRIEVDQPTWKELTSFTEAQDFCNAVSYPVLVRPSYVLSGAAMNTVYSEKDLKNYLDQAVEVSRDHPVVITKYIENAKEIEMDAVAKDGKVIGHFVSEHVENAGVHSGDATLILPPQDLEATTIQRIEEATRKIGAALNVTGPFNIQFIAKDNDIKVIECNVRASRSFPFVSKVMGVDLIEMATKAIMGQPFQAYPPTDLAPNCVGVKVPQFSFSRLSGADPVLGVEMASTGEVACFGVDKNEAYLKALMSTGFKIPKKNILLSIGSYKDKREMLPSVQKLEKLGYKLFATSGTADFLQEHGVQCQYLEVLGKEEDRSSEFSLTQHLAKNTIDLYINLPSNNKYRRPANYMSKGYQTRRMAVDYQIPLVTNVKNAKILVEAIARHFELEVSKRDYQTSHRTIVLPGLINVAAFVPGIASANSDDIQTVTKASISAGFSMIRVMPLGVDGAITDAITLNTAQQNSRRGGYCDYNFSVAATSDNADQISHVTGEVGSLFIPFNHLSGNISKVAAVTAHFDSWPTHKPIVTDAKLTDLASILLLASLHNRRIHVTSVTNKDDIKLIALSKAKGLQVTCDVSIYSLYLSRDEYPECERLPTAVDQKALWAHLSTIDVFSIGSLPYRLATSLGHKGDPHMGIYDALPLLLTSVAEGRLTVDDIKDRLYTNPMEIFELHEQSGTTIEAEIDRPYNLAPGNFWSPFEGRLMRGSIQRVTFQNTTVCLDGEVLKVSPQGKDMSSHIAPPMSPPVKPTTSIAQATDSPRDRRLSLLGNFQPLNRLRGVDSGAGATLPLPARDAAPVDELAPGLQLQPMVSSSLQQLLARPSSFKNTHVLSVKAYSRADLHLLFTVAQEMRLGVQREGVLNILRGRVLTTLFYEPSTRTSASFDAAMQRLGGRTIAISTSHSSVQKGETLQDTLRTLACYGDAVVLRHPEETSVHVAEKYSPVPVINGGNGSKEHPTQAFLDLFTIREELGTVQGLTITFLGDLLYGRPVHSLVYLLRHYQVQVQLVAPKSLALPPKVREQLVASGQLLCESETFTPEILARSDVLYCTRVQRERFPSEEEYQQVKNSYRVDNASLKHAKSSCIVMHPLPRNEEVAEEVDFDQRAAYFRQMRYGLYCRMALLALVMADSFFSTAKMALHSADTSKLIFAPAGHQATGQAEQFTKGTLVRSQLNPESPIPQFHAWFSRAQEDDSGVQHPESCTLSTASLPSGRISSRTVYLKELDNRGFVIYTNLGTSRKSADIASNPRAAMLFFWEALQRQVHIEGRVERISKEESQKYYDTRARGSRIGAWASKQSQVLEPQGEDDDGRKQLEGWVKEVEQRFEGQEKIPVPDFWGGLRIIPDRIEFWQGRESRLHDRFVYEKDEGSESKEWKLKRLSP is encoded by the exons ATGGCTTTGGTTCCTCAACCTCCCGCCTCTGCTCGTCAGTTTGGCGCCGAGGACGATGGCCTCGTCTGCCTCGAGCTTGAGGATGGCTCCACCTTCCAAGGTTACAGCTTTGGTGCCCAGAAGAGCATTGCTGGAGAGCTGGTCTTTCAAACGGGTATGGTAGGCTATCCTGAGTCCGTGACGGATCCTTCATACCGCGGTCAGATCCTCGTTATCACTTTCCCCCTCGTCGGAAACTATGGTGTTCCCTCGCGCGAGGCCATGGATGAGCTTTTGGGCGACCTGCCTGCTCACTTCGAGTCTAACCAGATCCACATTGCTGGTCTCGTCACAGCTTCATACGCTGGAGAGGACTTCTCTCACTTCCTCGCCACATCTTCTCTCGGAACATGGCTCAAGGAGCAGGGCGTTCCCGCCATGTACGGCGTCGATACCCGTGCCTTGACCAAGAAGATCCGTGAGAAGGGTAGCATGCTAGGAAAGATGCGCCTTGAGATTCGCGGCCTTACCAACGGCGCCGTCACCAGCCAGGTCGATGGTGCTTTGGCTGCTCTCCCTCTCGACAACTTTGAGCAGGTCGAGTGGGTCAACCCTAACAACAAGAACTTGGTTCAAGAAG TGTCCATTAAGGAGCCTAAGCTCTATAAGCCACCTCCGTCGGTCGCCCGTAAGCACCCTTCAGGGCGTACTATCCGTGTTCTGTGCCTCGATGTCGGTATGAAGTTCAACCAGCTGAGGTGCTTCCTCAAGCGTGGTGTCGAAGTCCTCGTGTGCCCCTGGGACTACGATATTGCCAGTGCCATTGACGAGTTCGATGGTCTTTTCCTCTCCAACGGTCCCGGTGACCCCGCTGTTCTCGAGAACACCGTCAAGAATATCGCTTCTGTCCTCGAGAAGAACGAAATCCCCGTCTTTGGTATCTGCTTGGGTCATCAGCTCCTCGCCCGTGCTGCCGGCGCTACcaccaagaagatgaagttTGGTAACCGCGGTCACAACATTCCTTGCACCAGCATGGTCACTGGCAAGTGTCACATCACTTCTCAGAACCACGGTTTCGCCGTCGATACCGACAGCCTGACCAACGGTTGGAAGGAGCTTTTCGTCAACGCCAACGATGGTAGCAACGAGGGTATCTACCACACTGAGAAGCCTTACTTCAGTGTACAGTTTCACCCCGAGAGCACTCCCGGCCCTCGCGACACCGAGTTCCTCTTTGATGTCTTCATTAACACCATGGCCAACTGTGCCGAGAAGCCTGAGCTTCTCAAGACCCCTGTCCACTTCCCTGGCGGCACCATCGAGGAGAACGAGGCTCTCCACCCTCGCGTCTCTGTCCGTAAGGTCCTGGTGCTTGGCAGTGGTGGTCTCAGCATTGGCCAGGCTGGTGAGTTCGATTACTCTGGTAGTCAGGCTATCAAGGCCTTGAAGGAGGAGGGTATCTACACCGTCCTCATCAACCCCAACATCGCCACTATCCAGACCTCCAAGGGCTTGGCCGACAAGGTTTACTTCCTTCCTGTCAATGCCGACTTTGTCCGAAAGGTCATCCAGTACGAGCGCCCTGATGCCATCTACGTCACCTTCGGTGGACAGACTGCCCTCCAGGTTGGTATCCAGCTCAAGGACGAGTTTGAGTCGCTCGGCGTCAAGGTCCTCGGTACCCCCATTGACACTATCATCACCACCGAGGATCGTGAGCTCTTCGCCCGCAGCATGGACTCTATCGGCGAGAAGTGTGCCAAGTCGGCTTCTGCCAACAACGTCGACGAAGCTATGCACGCCGTCAAGGACATTGGTTTCCCCGTCATTGTGCGTGCCGCCTATGCCCTTGGCGGTCTCGGCAGTGGTTTCGCCAACAATGAGGAAGAGCTTCTCGAGCTCTGCAACAAAGCTTTCGCAGCCAGTCCCCAAGTCCTTATTGAGCGCAGTATGAAGGGCTGGAAGGAGATCGAGTACGAAGTTGTCCGTGATGCTCAGGACAACTGTATCACCGTTTGTAACATGGAGAATTTCGATCCTCTCGGTATTCACACTGGTGACTCTATCGTTGTCGCCCCCTCCCAGACCTTGTCTGACGAGGACTACAACATGCTGCGAACAACAGCTGTCAATGTCATTCGCCACCTTGGCGTTGTCGGAGAGTGTAACATTCAGTATGCCCTGAACCCTTTCTCCCGCGAGTATTGCATTATCGAGGTCAACGCTCGTCTATCTCGATCTTCAGCTCTCGCCTCCAAGGCCACTGGTTACCCTCTGGCCTTTATCGCTGCCAAGCTTGGTCTCGGCATTCCTCtcaaggagatcaagaaCTCAGTCACCAAGTCCACCTGTGCCTGCTTCGAACCCTCGCTTGATTACTGTGTGGTCAAGATGCCCCGATGGGATCTCAAGAAGTTCACTCGTGTGTCCACCCAGCTTGGTTCTTCTATGAAGAGTGTTGGTGAGGTCATGAGTATTGGTCGATCATTCGAGGAAGCCATCCAGAAGGCCATCCGTGCCATTGACCCCAACAACCTGGGTTTCAACGATACCGAGGCCCTCATGAGCATTGAGGATGAGCTCCAGACACCCTCTGACCAGCGTCTGTTTGCCATCGCCAACGCTATGCACGAGGGATACACTGTCGACAAGATTTGGGAGCTTACCAAGATCGACAAGTGGTTCCTCACCAAGCTCAAGGGCCTGAGCGACTTCTCCAAGCGCATGACCGGCTACAGCACCACCGACATCACTTCCAGCCCATCCATCCTCCTCCAGGCCAAGCGTCTCGGTTTCAGTGATCGTCAGCTCGCCAAGTTCTGGAGCTCCAACGAGATTGCTGTCCGCCGCATGCGACTTGAGGCTGGCATCCAGCCCTTCGTCAAGCAAATCGATACCGTCGCCGCAGAGTTCCCTGCCTTCACAAACTACCTCTACATGACCTACAATGCCTCGGAGCATGACGTCAGCTTCGAAGATCACGGTGTCATGGTACTGGGTTCTGGTGTTTACCGTATCGGTTCATCAGTCGAATTCGACTGGTGTTCAGTCAGAGCCATCAGAACACTCCGTGCTTCTGGTTTCAAGACAATCATGGTCAATTTCAACCCGGAGACAGTAAGCACAGATTACGACGAAGCAGATAAGCTTTACTTTGAGAACATTCTTCTTGAAACTGTTCTTGATATTTACCAGCTTGAGAACTCAAGTGGTATCTTAGGTGCCATGGGTGGCCAGACCCCTAACAACATTGCCTTGGCTCTGCACCGTGCTGGTGTTAAGGTGCTTGGTACTTCTCCTGAGATGATTGACAACGCTGAGAACCGATACAAGTTCTCTCGTATGTTGGATCGTATTGAGGTTGATCAGCCTACTTGGAAGGAGCTCACAAGCTTTACTGAGGCGCAGGACTTCTGTAACGCTGTTTCATACCCTGTTTTGGTCCGACCTTCTTATGTCCTTTCTGGTGCTGCCATGAACACGGTTTACTCTGAGAAGGACCTGAAGAATTACTTGGACCAAGCTGTTGAGGTTTCTCGAGATCACCCTGTGGTTATTACCAAGTACATTGAGAACGCCAAGGAGATTGAGATGGACGCTGTTGCCAAGGACGGTAAGGTCATTGGTCACTTTGTCTCTGAACACGTCGAGAACGCTGGTGTTCACTCTGGTGATGCTACCCTTATCCTGCCTCCTCAGGATTTAGAGGCTACCACTATTCAGCGTATTGAGGAGGCTACTCGCAAGATTGGTGCCGCTCTCAACGTCACTGGCCCTTTCAACATTCAGTTTATTGCCAAGGACAACGACATCAAGGTCATTGAGTGTAACGTTCGTGCTTCACGTTCGTTCCCCTTCGTGTCCAAGGTCATGGGTGTTGATCTGATCGAGATGGCTACCAAGGCTATTATGGGCCAGCCTTTCCAGGCTTACCCTCCCACTGACCTTGCTCCCAACTGTGTCGGTGTCAAGGTGCCTCAGTTCAGTTTCTCCCGACTCTCTGGTGCTGATCCTGTTCTGGGTGTTGAGATGGCCTCTACTGGTGAGGTTGCTTGTTTCGGCGTTGACAAGAACGAGGCCTACCTCAAGGCTTTGATGTCCACTGGTTTCAAGATACCCAAGAAGAACATCCTACTGTCCATTGGTTCTTACAAGGACAAGCGTGAGATGCTTCCTTCTGTTCAGAAGCTCGAGAAGCTTGGCTACAAGCTGTTTGCCACTTCCGGTACCGCTGATTTCCTTCAGGAGCACGGCGTCCAGTGCCAGTACCTTGAGGTTCTTGGCAAGGAGGAGGACCGTAGCTCCGAATTCTCGCTCACTCAGCATCTGGCCAAGAACACCATCGATCTGTACATCAACTTGCCTTCCAACAACAAGTACCGCCGCCCTGCCAACTACATGAGTAAGGGTTACCAGACTCGTCGTATGGCTGTTGATTACCAGATTCCTCTTGTCACCAACGTCAAGAACGCCAAGATCCTCGTCGAGGCCATTGCCCGCCACTTTGAGCTTGAGGTCTCCAAGCGCGACTACCAGACCAGCCACCGAACCATTGTTCTGCCTGGTCTTATCAACGTTGCTGCTTTCGTTCCTGGTATTGCTTCTGCCAACAGCGACGATATCCAGACCGTCACCAAGGCGTCCATCTCTGCCGGTTTCAGCATGATCCGAGTTATGCCTCTGGGTGTCGATGGTGCCATCACTGATGCCATCACTCTCAACACTGCCCAGCAGAATAGCCGACGAGGTGGTTACTGCGACTATAACTTCTCTGTCGCTGCTACCTCAGACAATGCTGACCAGATTAGCCACGTCACTGGCGAGGTTGGGTCTCTCTTCATTCCTTTCAACCACCTCTCTGGTAACATCAGCAAGGTCGCTGCTGTCACCGCTCACTTCGACTCTTGGCCCACTCACAAGCCAATTGTCACTGATGCCAAGCTGACCGACCTGGCCTCCATCCTCTTGCTCGCCAGCCTTCACAACCGTCGCATCCACGTCACTTCGGTTACCAACAAGGACGACATCAAGCTGATTGCTCTCAGCAAGGCCAAGGGTCTCCAGGTTACTTGTGATGTTTCCATCTACTCGCTCTACCTCTCTCGCGACGAGTACCCAGAGTGCGAGCGTCTTCCTACCGCTGTTGATCAGAAGGCTCTTTGGGCGCACTTGTCCACCATCGATGTCTTTTCCATTGGCAGTCTCCCTTACCGCCTGGCTACTTCGCTCGGACACAAGGGCGATCCTCACATGGGTATTTACGACGCTCTGCCTCTTCTCCTGACCTCTGTCGCTGAGGGCCGCCTGACTGTCGACGACATCAAGGACCGTCTTTACACCAACCCCATGGAGATCTTTGAGCTCCACGAACAGTCTGGAACCACCATTGAGGCTGAGATTGACCGCCCTTACAACTTGGCTCCTGGCAACTTCTGGTCTCCTTTCGAGGGTCGCCTCATGCGCGGCTCTATTCAGCGAGTCACTTTCCAGAACACTACCGTCTGCCTCGACGGTGAGGTCCTGAAGGTCTCGCCGCAGGGCAAGGACATGTCTTCGCACATTGCTCCTCCCATGTCGCCTCCCGTCAAGCCTACCACCTCGATTGCCCAGGCCACAGACTCCCCACGAGATCGTCGACTTTCTCTGCTGGGTAACTTCCAGCCTCTGAACCGCCTGCGTGGTGTGGAttctggtgctggtgccactttgcctttgcctgCTCGTGATGCTGCCCCTGTTGACGAGCTCGCCCCCGGTCTGCAGCTCCAGCCTATGGTCAGCTCCTCGCTCCAGCAGCTTCTGGCTCGACCTTCGTCGTTCAAGAACACTCACGTTCTGTCCGTCAAGGCCTACAGCCGAGCTGATCTCCATCTGCTCTTCACTGTTGCGCAGGAGATGCGTCTTGGTGTGCAGCGTGAGGGTGTCTTGAATATTCTCCGAGGTCGCGTGTTGACCACACTCTTCTACGAGCCTTCTACCCGTACCTCGGCGTCGTTCGATGCTGCCATGCAGCGTCTTGGTGGCCGCACCATCGCCATCTCCACCTCTCACTCTTCTGTCCAGAAGGGCGAGACCCTCCAGGATACCCTCCGAACTCTGGCTTGTTATGGTGATGCCGTTGTACTCCGCCACCCCGAGGAGACCAGCGTCCACGTTGCCGAGAAGTACAGCCCTGTCCCTGTCATCAACGGTGGCAATGGAAGCAAGGAGCACCCTACCCAGGCtttccttgatctcttcaCCATCCGTGAGGAGTTGGGTACCGTCCAGGGGTTGACCATCACCTTCCTTGGTGACCTTCTCTATGGCCGACCTGTGCACTCTCTTGTGTACCTGCTCCGTCACTACCAGGTTCAGGTCCAGCTTGTTGCTCCCAAGTCCTTGGCTCTGCCTCCCAAGGTCCGAGAGCAGCTCGTCGCTTCTGGCCAACTTCTCTGTGAGTCTGAGACTTTTACTCCTGAGATCCTGGCTCGCAGTGATGTCCTGTACTGCACACGTGTACAGCGCGAGCGCTTCCCCAGTGAGGAGGAGTACCAGCAGGTCAAGAACTCTTACCGCGTGGACAACGCTTCGCTCAAGCATGCCAAGAGCTCTTGCATTGTCATGCACCCCCTTCCTCGCAACGAAGAAGTTGCTGAGGAGGTTGACTTTGACCAGAGGGCTGCGTACTTCCGACAG ATGCGCTATGGCCTTTACTGCCGCATGGCTTTGTTGGCGCTGGTTATGGCTGATTC ATTCTTTTCCACTGCTAAAATGGCTCTTCATTCAGCAGACACCTCGAAGCTCATCT TCGCCCCTGCGGGTCATCAAGCTACAGGCCAGGCAGAGCAGTTCACAAAGGGTACTCTCGTACGCTCTCAGCTTAACCCGGAGTCTCCTATCCCTCAGTTCCACGCTTGGTTCTCGCGCGCTCAGGAAGACGATTCTGGCGTCCAACACCCAGAATCATGCACGCTCTCCACTGCTTCTCTCCCTTCGGGTCGCATCTCATCTCGCACTGTTTATCTCAAGGAGCTTGATAACCGAGGATTCGTCATCTATACTAACCTCGGCACCTCACGCAAGTCAGCAGACATAGCGTCCAATCCACGCGCAGCAATGCTCTTCTTTTGGGAAGCTCTGCAACGCCAGGTTCATATTGAGGGACGTGTGGAGAGGATTTCCAAGGAGGAGAGCCAGAAGTATTACGACACGCGCGCGAGAGGAAGCAGGATCGGTGCGTGGGCTAGCAAACAGAGTCAAGTGCTTGAACCGCAgggtgaagatgatgatggacgCAAACAGCTGGAGGGGTGGGTGAAGGAAGTTGAGCAGCGATTTGAAGGGCAGGAGAAGATTCCCGTGCCCGACTTCTGGGGCGGGTTGAGGATCATTCCCGATAGGATTGagttttggcagggaagAGAGAGCAGACTTCACGATCGGTTTGTGTATGAGAAGGATGAGGGATCCGAGTCGAAAGAATGGAAGTTGAAAAGGTTGAGTCCTTAA
- a CDS encoding hypothetical protein (BUSCO:46001at5125), which produces MYSAGYNFGNNAAPSFNNPAPQQQSGAQPAAQQMMYNQQQQFAGMAPQGGFNPGANPQMMAGGPGGMMPNAGMQHMAANGQMAGFQQQFPGNPYGQVVPSSVAPQSFAPNYMMGGGMQGFPMNQGGMPQQPHMMQRMQQQQQQQQQAQAQAQAQAQAQAQQQQQQQQQQQQQQQQQQVANAASMSQVSTPQRPPSAVQGTPNNALPSQQGQFPTPQPPSQSQTPTNHHQHPSQPSQLQQQQPQQPQGQMQGHVQGQVQQQQPPSAGLTTPQTPTFSSNQGQAVNGSSSAAVPLSPGTESRDKERFALLLDINHELLYESIQIQATQQELKKESAAAGNPADKKEEETQLQHDYLQCMRRLQANLSYMAALADRKPEVKVPPCPAYLSAPSLNLSTKLRAPAIGGPEGTENSIDPVADREERNNSIKDLYSRLQAAFPGFDPKKEPAFRANTQGGQKPGSLMGNQASPTTQRTPKITNMGAPPMP; this is translated from the exons ATGTACTCCGCCGGCTACAACTTTGGCAACAATGCTGCTCCCTCTTTCAACAACCCTGCCCCACAGCAGCAATCTGGAGCTCAGCCAGCCGCTCAACAGATGATGTAtaaccagcagcagcagttcGCCGGTATGGCTCCGCAGGGAGGCTTTAACCCCGGCGCGAATCCTCAAATGATGGCCGGTGGTCCTGGAGGTATGATGCCGAACGCAGGTATGCAACATATGGCTGCCAACGGTCAAA TGGCAGGATTCCAGCAGCAATTCCCCGGTAATCCGTACGGCCAAGTCGTTCCCTCCTCGGTCGCTCCCCAAAGCTTCGCGCCAAACTATATGATGGGCGGAGGCATGCAAGGCTTTCCGATGAACCAGGGCGGTATGCCTCAACAACCTCATATGATGCAACGAatgcaacagcaacaacagcagcaacagcaggcgcaggcacaggcacaggcacaggcacaggcacaggcgcaacaacaacaacaacaacaacagcagcagcagcagcagcaacagcaacagcaagtTGCCAACGCTGCCAGTATGAGTCAGGTCTCTACTCCGCAGAGACCTCCGAGCGCCGTACAAGGCACACCAAACAATGCCTTGCCATCTCAACAGGGTCAATTCCCAACTCCCCAACCTCCATCTCAGAGCCAAACTCCTACAaaccatcatcaacatccatcgcAACCTTCACAAttacagcagcaacaaccgCAGCAACCACAGGGGCAGATGCAAGGACATGTGCAAGGACAGgtgcagcagcaacaaccgCCCTCGGCTGGTTTAACAACACCTCAGACTCCCACTTTCTCCTCAAATCAGGGACAAGCCGTGAACGGCAGCTCATCAGCCGCAGTGCCGCTAAGCCCTGGAACGGAATCTCGAGACAAGGAGCGTTTCGCCTTGCTATTGGACATCAACCACGAACTACTCTACGAATCGATTCAAATCCAGGCGACACAACAGGAGCTGAAGAAGGAAAGTGCTGCGGCTGGAAACCCGGcggacaagaaggaagaggaaacaCAGTTACAACACGATTATCTCCA ATGCATGAGGCGATTACAGGCAAACTTGTCTTATATGGCGGCACTTGCAGATCGAAAGCCCGAGGTTAAAGTTCCACCTTGTCCAGCATATCTCAGTGCACCATCCCTAAATCTTTCTACCAAACTCCGAGCTCCAGCCATAGGAGGACCCGAAGGCACCGAGAACAGTATCGACCCAGTGGCAGATCGCGAAGAGCGAAACAATAGCATTAAGGATCTCTACTCAAGATTGCAAGCTGCCTTCCCTGGCTTTGATCCCAAGAAAGAACCCGCTTTCCGTGCGAATACACAGGGTGGACAAAAGCCTGGCAGCTTGATGGGAAACCAGGCCAGTCCCACAACTCAAAGGACACCAAAGATCACAAATATGGGGGCGCCTCCAATGCCATAA
- a CDS encoding hypothetical protein (BUSCO:8842at5125) produces the protein MEKSKTRPLKTIHLKSRPLTTHALAWSCDAELAVSTDDTIYIFLPEYPRSGGPDDAAEDEELQSQYTLSYRASGLIRPDPTINAQLCSFSGIRVAGPPANDENWFPGVGSGLVTGSGAPICQIVRLEWSPNGLGCNLRPILTALSTSGCIYVIGEHIDRQSAMIAGMRSRSFKAWKTLWGLGAQLPLPDTNEEDGYRNMNERIQSFSWAKEIDTGRGLLAYCNDVEDVVIMAVQLFSRQKEIDPASEETIWDIQEVNRFDGKGRHTKEDAVDITDPDYVPYGSAFSLKWSPWFRGEGKRISILAYLSKNHVGFRRVAILDNWERGQSPQVEVESTDATAICMFLSTDAYVEWQDQIIYDGDKPTARGVIATPFDVKPFQVSLVASAEGPSEPHYTWECSTTYPEESEVASSNPITGLMIHDQGHVMGGSVPNYSIVRLSATISNQDWFQTNLPTERASVPKWAVRIRRQTTRLVPRATALEGIDSDSDDSEDDMMEEDTSQLQVPEARYRIWGLAHSPGGGTTAVLVSRYSTLHPERRALCKLMFSRRDEERGEEAGTIAPTRQLTTEGQVWEWMYGNGPEVLGTTSTSKISPEMHNTPLREQFKDIAAHQHCVFCDSALRLEEDVAKCENDHLFARCASTGLAIMAPDISRICAVCELRCLKVAELTRVAVENFGPGTRIESSGEVCGGCGGKE, from the exons ATGGAGAAATCAAAG ACGAGGCCTCTCAAAACTATCCATCTCAAGTCGCGTCCACTTACAACACATGCCCTGGCATGGTCTTGCGACGCTGAACTTGCTGTCTCAACAGACGATACAATTTACATATTTCTACCAGAGTACCCTAGGAGCGGGGGTCCAGATGACGCAGCGGAAGATGAAGAGTTACAAAGCCAGTATACGCTTTCCTACCGCGCCTCGGGCTTGATCCGTCCAGATCCAACGATCAACGCTCAGCTTTGTTCTTTTTCGGGCATCAGAGTGGCAGGGCCACCAGCTAATGATGAGAACTGGTTTCCCGGCGTTGGAAGTGGCCTAGTCACTGGCTCAGGTGCTCCCATCTGCCAGATTGTGAGATTAGAATGGTCGCCAAATGGGCTTGGATGCAACCTCCGGCCCATCCTGACGGCGCTTTCTACAAGTGGATGCATCTATGTGATCGGAGAACATATCGACCGACAATCTGCCATGATTGCAGGCATGCGATCCAGAAGTTtcaaggcgtggaagacacTTTGGGGTCTTGGGGCTCAACTTCCGCTGCCAGATACTAATGAGGAGGATGGTTACCGGAATATGAATGAGCGTATCCAGTCCTTCTCATGGGCCAAGGAAATTGATACAGGCAGGGGCTTATTAGCATACTGCAACGATGTGGAAGACGTTGTTATTATGGCAGTGCAACTCTTCTCTCGGCAAAAAGAGATCGATCCTGCTAGTGAAGAAACCATATGGGACATCCAGGAAGTCAATCGGTTCGATGGCAAAGgccggcataccaaagaagAT GCTGTGGATATCACAGATCCAGATTACGTCCCTTACGGAAGCGCCTTCTCCCTCAAATGGAGTCCTTGGTTCAGAGGTGAAGGTAAACGTATATCTATACTCGCGTATCTATCCAAGAACCATGTCGGATTCCGGAGAGTCGCCATCCTCGATAATTGGGAAAGGGGTCAATCGCCACAGGTTGAAGTCGAGAGCACAGATGCGACAGCTATCTGTATGTTTCTTTCTACAGACGCATACGTTGAGTGGCAGGATCAG ATCATCTACGATGGTGATAAGCCTACAGCTCGAGGAGTAATTGCCACGCCCTTCGATGTGAAGCCATTCCAGGTTTCCCTTGTGGCCAGTGCTGAGGGGCCATCTGAACCCCATTATACTTGGGAGTGCTCGACGACATATCCCGAGGAGAGCGAAGTGGCCTCATCGAATCCCATCACAG GATTGATGATTCACGATCAGGGTCATGTAATGGGAGGATCCGTTCCAAACTATTCTATAGTCAGGTTATCGGCGACTATAAGTAATCAAGATTGGTTTCAAACAAATCTCCCTACCGAGAGGGCCTCAGTGCCAAAATGGGCGGTAAGGATCCGACGACAAACAACGAGACTGGTACCCAGAGCAACTGCCCTGGAGGGCATAGACTCTGACTCGGATGACTCAGAAGATGATATGATGGAGGAGGATACATCACAGCTACAAGTTCCAGAAGCGAGGTACCGCATCTGGGGTCTGGCGCATTCGCCTGGTGGTGGGACAACGGCAGTGCTTGTGTCACGCTACAGTACTCTTCACCCAGAAAGAAGAGCGCTGTGCAAGCTGATGTTTTCTCGAAGAGATGAAGAGCGCGGGGAGGAGGCTGGCACAATTGCGCCAACGAGACAACTGACGACTGAAGGGCAAGTATGGGAGTGGATGTATGGGAACGGCCCTGAAGTTCTCGGAACTACTTCCACGAGCAAGATCTCACCAGAGATGCATAACACACCCCTAAGGGAGCAGTTCAAGGACATTGCGGCACACCAACACTGTGTTTTCTGCGATTCAGCGCTACGATTGGAAGAGGATGTAGCCAAGTGTGAGAATGACCATTTGTTTG CTCGTTGCGCCTCAACAGGCCTCGCTATCATGGCTCCAGATATATCAAGAATATGCGCTGTTTGTGAGCTGCGATGTCTTAAAGTTGCAGAGTTGACTCGTGTTGCTGTCGAGAATTTTGGGCCAGGAACGAGGATAGAATCTTCTGGAGAAGTTTGCGGTGGATGTGGAGGAAA agaataa